One Burkholderia sp. WP9 genomic window, AGGAGAGGCGCGGCCTGGTACGCAAGGAGTGGCATGTCGGTCATATCGGACTCCGTTTAATTGCGCCGAGGGTGGCCGTGGCACCGCCACGCTGCCCACGACAAGTGCCATTCCACGTTAGTCCGAAATCTCCGCTGCCGATTGATACAGATCAGGCGAAGCAGGTCCCTGCTTGCAGAGACGCTCGCGGGCAATAACGCCCATGCCTGTTGTGCAAAGACGCGACACGGATCGCGTCGATCCGGTCGAGTCCCGCTGCGTCGAGCAGCGCATTGCCATGCTGCGCTGGACGAACATGAACGAGAGTCCGCGCAGTTCAATGGGCAGCGCGCGCCAGCATCGGGCGCGCAAGCGCACGAGCGAATGCGCCATCACGGCATTTAAAGGCCGTGGGTCGTTTCATCGATCGATTGCTTGCGCTTGGCGCTCGGTTGCGCCGATGCGCCGTCGAGGGCGTCCAGTTTGGCGAGCAGCGCTGACGCCCGCGCGCCTATCGGGCTCTGCGCGTCGGTTTGGGCCGCCGCGGACTCGATACGCGCTCGCCAGTAGGCCGGCTGGAAAACAAAGTGAGCGGAGCGCGGCGCTTCACACTGGAGTAGCCGTTCGAGTTGCCCGATCATCGAACCGATATGGGCAAGGTCTCGTTCATTGGAATCGATTCGAGCCATGTGCGTGACGGGCCCCATTTCGTGATGACAGGACGTGTTGCGATCCGACGAGACAAGTCCATGACGGGGCCATGTGAATGCGCCGCAACGCGCGACTCAGTCCCGCTGTATCGACCAGCATAGAGGTGCGCCCAGATGGTTTGATTGATCGCCGTCAAGGGCGCGTGACGTAGATCACGCGAAAACGCCTGTTTAATTCAATTTGCCGTGTGAGCTTGTGTGGACCGCACTTGTCTCCGCATGCTCACTGTGGTGTATCGGACGAGTGGTTTCCGCTCGCGACCGCTGTCCATTCGTGTGCATAGGCGGGCCGGAACTCCAATCTGCATTTGGCGCCGGTCGTCCGGGCGGCGGTGATAGTGGCTTGACGTGTATCAATGAGTGACCAGGCAGGGCGCAGAGAATCAGATATCGACGTCAGCTGGGCGAACGCACGCCCTCTTTGGGGACCCGATCATGAGCACAACGCACCTTGGCGGTCATGCCATTCACTCAATCCGACGCATCCTCGTGGCTGTGGACACTTCGCCGGAGTCAGCGCGCACAGCGGCGTATGTGTGTCACCTGAAGCTGCCCGGCGCGCGGGTCCGCGTGGTGAGTGTCGCCGAAAATCCCCGCACCCTGTTGCCGCTCGGGTCGATGACGGATGGCGAGCTGCAGCTTGCACGCGCCGAACTTGCCCGCGACGCGGGTGACGCCGTGGCCCACGCAAAAAGTATATTCGCGGATGCCGGCATCGACGTCGAGTCGGACGTCGTGGAAATTTCGCGGCAAGGCGGCTATACCGCTAACGCATTGATCGATGCCGCGGCGCAATGGCAGGCGGATCTGCTCGTCGTGGGCGCGCGTCAGCATCACGGTATGTTGCGCTGGATCGAAGGTACGGTTTCCGAATTCGTCACCACCCAGGCACCCTGTTCGATTCTCGTTGTGCCGGCCAGTTACGAAACGGAGATCCAGTCGTCGCCGCGCCGGATCCTGTTCGCGCTGGATGGAAGCGCCGCGTCGCGCGACGCGTTGCATTTCGGGCTTCAACTCGCCACACCCGAGGCCCGCCTTCGCGCCGTCTATGTGATAGATCGCGCCGTCCGGCTAACCGATATCGTGCCGATCCGCATGCTCGAGGAGGCGTTCGTCGAAGAAGGAAAAGTGATTCTGGCCGCGGCAGCGAAGGTCTTTGCCGAATTGCCGAATCAGGCTGAGACCACGGCGGTCGAAACGGCCCCCGCACGTGACGACGTCGCGCACGCGATCATCCGCGACGCGCAACAGTGGCACGCGGACCTGGTCGTCGTCGGCACCCATGGGCGGCGCGGCGTCGCGCGCTGGTTTCTCGGCAGCGTGGCCGCGCGCACCGCGCGTCTCGCCGGCACGCCTTTACTGCTGGCGCGACCGGGCCACGAAACGTGAAACGGGCGACGGACATCGGCTGAACACACTGCGCGCCTGTCGCGCCATGCGAGCGCGGGGAGTGGCCGAAACGCCGGCGCGAAACGCCGGCTGACACACCTCCGGGCGCTCACGA contains:
- a CDS encoding universal stress protein, giving the protein MSTTHLGGHAIHSIRRILVAVDTSPESARTAAYVCHLKLPGARVRVVSVAENPRTLLPLGSMTDGELQLARAELARDAGDAVAHAKSIFADAGIDVESDVVEISRQGGYTANALIDAAAQWQADLLVVGARQHHGMLRWIEGTVSEFVTTQAPCSILVVPASYETEIQSSPRRILFALDGSAASRDALHFGLQLATPEARLRAVYVIDRAVRLTDIVPIRMLEEAFVEEGKVILAAAAKVFAELPNQAETTAVETAPARDDVAHAIIRDAQQWHADLVVVGTHGRRGVARWFLGSVAARTARLAGTPLLLARPGHET